A single Vigna radiata var. radiata cultivar VC1973A chromosome 8, Vradiata_ver6, whole genome shotgun sequence DNA region contains:
- the LOC106770212 gene encoding uncharacterized protein LOC106770212, whose product MFRDARNAGERPYWMSENIWNALLAHWNSVEFRNKCATAKRNRASEKGGALHTGGSITVHEHAIRMAQALGRAVHVDEVFAQTHVRKGTNEFVDERSRKTHHHPSSSSTPSADEAIQRLTQLLEQHDQENRQLREEYSDLRNEFTNFKSLVMRALPQTSDTPSTVPPTQPQPSPSPTVPQQSTSVQATSVQPSTEDQQDDEYDSDDNVVF is encoded by the exons atgtttagggatgcccgCAATGCAGGGGAGCGCCCTTACTGGATGAGCGAGAACATTTGGAACGCTTTACTTGCACATTGGAATTCAGTAGAGTTTCGCAACAAGTGTGCTACAGCCAAGAGAAACAGAGCGTCTGAAAAGGGTGGCGCCTTGCATACTGGAGGGTCGATCACAGTTCACGAGCATgccattcgtatg gcaCAAGCTCTGGGACGGGCGGTCCATGTTGACGAGGTCTTTGCACAGACCCATGTTCggaagggcactaatgaatttgttgatgaaagatctcgcAAGACTCAT caccatccttcttcttcttccaccccttcTGCTGACGAGGCCATCCAGCGCTTGACACAGCTACTAGAGCAACATGACCAGGAAAACCGTCAATTGAGAGAAGAATACAGTGACTTGAGAAACGAGTTTACAAActtcaagtccctggtcatgagagCGCTGCCTCAAACTTCAGACACTCCTTCGACCGTCCCTCCGACCCAGCCACAACCCTCCCCATCACCCACCGTCCCTCAGCAGTCCACATCAGTCCAGGCCACATCAGTCCAGCCATCTACAGAGGATCAGCAGGATGATGAATATGATTCTGATGACAATgtagtattttag